The DNA window GGCGCCCAATCCCGGGCGAGGAGCCACGCAGGTGACACTGTTCGTGGCCGGCAGTCAGGGGGCCTCGGTGCACACCGACGCGGCATTGTTCGATCTCCAGGGGCGGCGGCTGTCCACGATCCATCGCGGTCCGCTCGGGACCGGGCTCCACCGCGTGGCGTGGAACGGCCGCAGCGATGACGGGGCCGAGCTCAGAGCCGGCCTCTATCTGCTGCGCGCCGTCACCGCCGATGGCAGGCATTGCGTGACACGGGTCGTTCGCACCCGCTAGAATTCCTCGCGTTCACTCATTCCGGGGACACGAGCCACCTCGCCTCCGACCATCCACTGCGTGGCCTCCGGAGCTTCCGGAGGGCCTCGGGCCTACCCGACATGGAGGCGGGTTCGCCCAGATGAGACAAGTGCCCATCGGTTTTCGTGAGCTCCTGGAGCAGGTCCTGCCGGTCGAACGCCTGCCCTTGCCGGCGCGATCGCCGGTTCAGCGCGCGCTGAAGAGCGGGCTGCCGCGCGAGATCGAGGCCGCCGCGCTGATGACCCTGGAGCGGCTCGCCGAGCGCGGCGCCCCCAGACGTCTGCGCTCGCCCTCCGATGCGCCGCACCACATCCGCGACCAGCAGCCGGATTCGTCCGACGTCATTCGTATCGATCTTCCGGCGCCGGCGGAGCGCGATGGCGTCCTCCTCTATCCGCGGGCCATGCTTCCGGCGCGGGCGTCGGCAGATCTGAGCCAGGTGCGGCAGCTGCTCCACTGGGAGGACAGCGGCATCATGTCCGATCCGCGCAGCAGCCAGGCGCGCGCGATGCTGCACGAGCATCTCGGCGAGACCGGACGGGAGCTGCTCGGCACCGACGACCTGAACCTCTACGCGCTGCCGGACCCGGCGGTCGAGAGCGCGGAGTCGCCGCTCGATCCACCGCTGGCGGCCGAGGCGCTGGCGCGCCCCAGCCTGCTCTTCTATTGCCCCGACGTCACGCGAAGCCAGCGGCTCGCGCGCCATGCGACGCAGGGAGCGCGCGCCTTCGTGATGCTCGCCGTCGTGTCCGCGGATCAGGAGCCGCTCGGCCTGCTGGAAGTGCGCACACCCCGCGCGGTGCCGTTCCAGGCCGAGGATCTGGCCCGCATCGCCCTGCTTGCGGACTTCTGCGCCACCATGCTCGAACGCGCCGCGCGCCTGGAGAAATTGGTCTTCGTCGACGGCACCACGGGCGTCTACAACCGGGCGTACTTCGAGCTCCAGGCCCGCAACGAGATGGCGCGCGCGTTGCGCGAGAGCGCGTCGCTGGCGCTATGCATCGCGGACATCGACGACTTCAAGACCGTGAACACCATCTACGGCTATGAAGCCGCCAACGCGGTGCTCCACCAGGTCGCGGCGACGCTCAAGAACGGCGTGCGCCCGTTCGACACGGTGGCGCGATGGGGCGGTGAGGAGTTCGCGGTGCTGCTCACGCCTCCGGTTCAGGCGGAGGACGTGATCGCGGTCTGCGAGCGCCTACGCATTGCCGTGGAAAGACTGCAGCTCCACGTCGAAGGTCTCGACCGCCGGCTCTACGAAGTGCGCGTCACCGTGAGCATGGGCGTGGCGATGTTCCCGGACCATGGAGACAACCCGCAGGATCTGTGGCGGGCCGCCAACCAGGCGCTGCTGATCGCCAAGCGCCCGCCGAAGAACCGCGTGGTGATCCAGCGACGCGCTTAGAGGCTCTGGGGCGGGCACGCACGCCCGCCCTCTTGCCTCAGTCAGAGCTAGGGACCGCCGGTCAGGTCCGGCACCGCTCCTGGCGGCACCGAGTCCGCGGTCTTCATCTGGACCGCGAGCACATTGCCGAGCAGGGACCAATTGCCGGCGTCGTCCCGGGTCTTGATCGCGAAGAAATAGGTGACGCCGGGCGACAAGCCGCTGATGACCGTGGCCTGGGAGGACCCCGAAGCCCCGGGCGCGGTGAGCGGAATGCTGGTCGCCGACCCGAAGGTCGCCTCCGTGAGCGGCGTGG is part of the Candidatus Eisenbacteria bacterium genome and encodes:
- a CDS encoding GGDEF domain-containing protein; translation: MRQVPIGFRELLEQVLPVERLPLPARSPVQRALKSGLPREIEAAALMTLERLAERGAPRRLRSPSDAPHHIRDQQPDSSDVIRIDLPAPAERDGVLLYPRAMLPARASADLSQVRQLLHWEDSGIMSDPRSSQARAMLHEHLGETGRELLGTDDLNLYALPDPAVESAESPLDPPLAAEALARPSLLFYCPDVTRSQRLARHATQGARAFVMLAVVSADQEPLGLLEVRTPRAVPFQAEDLARIALLADFCATMLERAARLEKLVFVDGTTGVYNRAYFELQARNEMARALRESASLALCIADIDDFKTVNTIYGYEAANAVLHQVAATLKNGVRPFDTVARWGGEEFAVLLTPPVQAEDVIAVCERLRIAVERLQLHVEGLDRRLYEVRVTVSMGVAMFPDHGDNPQDLWRAANQALLIAKRPPKNRVVIQRRA